In the genome of Tsukamurella paurometabola DSM 20162, the window TAGCCGGAAGCCTGCGATGTCCGGGTGGGTCTGCTAGACCCGAGGAGTGGAGCAGGTCCGGGATCGGCTGCGCGGCCGTGTCGCGGTGGTCGCGGGGGCCACGCGCGGCGCGGGCCGCGGGATCGCCGCCGGTCTGGCGGAACAAGGAGCCACTGTCGTGTGCACCGGCCGCAGCAGCCGCTCGGGTGACTCCAGGATCGTCTCCGATTATCCGCGTCCCGAGACGATCGAGGAGACCGCTGAACTCGTGGATGCTCTCGGCGGTATCGGTGTCGCCGTCCAGGTCGACCATCTCGACCCTGAGCAGGTATCCCGTCTCGCCGATCGCCTCCGATCCGACTACGGTCGGATCGACCTCCTGGTCAACGACATCTGGGGCGGTGAACTGCTCAAGGGAGCGCCGGCCACGTGGAACACTCCGCTGTGGCGCCAGGACCTCGACGCCGGGCTGCGCCTCCTCCACCTCGCCGTCGATACCCACCTCATCACCGCGCACTTCTTGAGCCCGCTGCTGATCGGCCATCCCGGCGGGCTGATCGTCGAAATAACCGATGGAACAGCAGAATTCAATGCCGCTACCTACCGGATATCGGTGTTCTACGATCTCGCCAAGGCCTCGATCAACCGGCTGGCCTTCTCCCAGGGCCACGAGCTCGCCGACCACCGCGCGGCCGCCGTCGCCGTCACTCCCGGATGGCTGCGCTCGGAGATGATGCTCGATGCCTACGGCGTCACCGAGGACGACTGGCGCGCCGCGCTGACCGTGCGTCCCGGGTATCCGACGGCGCCGCCGGGCTTCGCCTACTCCGAGTCGCCCCGCTACGTCGGCCGCGGGATCGCAGCGCTCGCCGCGGATCCCGAGCGCGATCGATGGAACCAGCGGTCACTGAGTTCAGCGGCACTCGCGGACGCCTATGGCATTACCGACATCGACGGCACCCGGCCCGATAGTTGGGCCGGGCGCCGCGACTGATCACCGCGTGGGGGCGGTGAGGTCGTAGACCGTGACCCCGTCAACGGTGCGCGACGAGAACGTCGTCTCCACCCACGACCGGATCTGCGATGCGGTGCCGGAGCCGCCGAATCCGCCGAAGCCACTGCCCGATTCGGCGAGGAAGTAGTGGATCCGGCCGTCCCGCACGTACTGCTGGAACCGGTCGAGCGTGGGGGAGGGGTCGGTGCCGTTGAAGCCGCCGACCGGCATCACGGGCCTCGCCGTCGCCAATTGGTAGCCGGCGGCGGCGTTCGCGCCGACTGTCGCGGCCACCCAGGTGTATCGGTCCGCGTCCGCGAGCAGCAACGCGGTCACCTTCGGTCCTGCGGTGCTGCCCTGCAAGAACGATGTTCCGCCACCCGATCTGTCCATCCGGCCACGACCACGGCCCGGTCCGAAACCGTGCCCGCTCGATGGCCCCGCCGAGACGATGGCGCCCTGCCGTGGTGACGCGATCGTCTCCGCGGTGAACGCCACCTGACCGGCAAGAGCGGCGAACAGTGCGGTGACGGCGATCGTCGCCGTGAGTCGCCGTGTCCGACCTATTGCGGGCGCTGCCGTGGCAAGGATCGCGACCGCCGAAACGAGGGCGGCCGCCGCGATCGCCCAGCGCAGCCACGGATTCCAGTTCGGGGTCTGATCGAGGACGTACCAGCCGGTCGCGCCGGTCGCGGCGACGGCGAGGGCGCCGACTACCCGCACCCATGTCCGGTCGCGCTCGCGCCAGGCCACGGTCGTGCCGATCGCGACCAGCGCCGCGATCGCCGGCGCGAGTGCCACCGTGTAGTACGGGTGGAAGATGCCGGCCATGAAACTGAAGGTGACCCCGGTAACGAGCAGCCAGCCGCCCCAGGCGATCACGGCAGCCCGGTCGCCGTCGGTGCGCGGAGCGCTCCGACGCAGGACCAGCACCAGGACAAAGGCGATCAACGCGGCGGGGAGCAGCCAGGCGATCTGCCCGGCCTGCGCGGGTGCAAACATGCGCAAGGCCCCGGCGTCACCGAACATGCCGCCGCCGTGGCGATCCGGCATCTCGATCCCGGGCGGCAGCTCGAAACCCGCGGGTACCTCCATCCCGCTGCGGCCGGGGCCCACGCTGCCCTTCTCGTCGCCGTTGAGCCGGCCGAGCCCGTTGTATCCGAGTGTGAGTTCCAGGATGGAATTGTTCTGCGAGCCACCGATCCATGGCCGCGACGCTGCGGGCCACAGCTCGACGGTCAGCAGCCACCAGCCGGCCGCGACGATCATCGAGGTGCCCGCGGCGAACAACTGGGCGATGCGGACACCGATCTTCGGCGGTCCCGCGACCAGGTATGTCAGCGCCAGCCCGGGGACGATGAGCATCACGGCGAGCTGCTTGGTCAGGAACCCGACACCCACGAAGGCACCGCACACGATGAGCCACCGCCACCGGCCGTCCTCGACGGCCCGTAGCATCGCCCACGTCGCGGCGATCATGAGGAGAACGAGCAGCGCATCGGGATTGTTGAATCGGAACATCATGGCCGCCACCGGCGTGACTGCCAGGATCAGCCCGGCGAGCAGGCCCGCCACGGCGCCGAACCGGCGGCGCACCGTGGCGTACAGGAGAGCGACCGCGGCGACCCCCAGGAGCGCTTGCGGAACCAGCATCGCCCAGGAGTTCACACCGAAGATCCGTGTCGAGAGTTCCATCACCCACAGTGATGCGGGCGGTTTGTCGACGGTGATCGAGTTGGCGCCGTCGGAACTGCCGAAGAACAGGGCCTTCCAGCTCACCGTTCCGGCCTGCACCGCTGCCGAGTAGAACGCATTCGCCCATCCGGCCCGCCCCAGCCCCCAGACGTACGCGATCGCCGTCCCCGCCAGGAGAACGGCGATCGCGCCCCGTTCCTGTAGCCGCGTCACGGGGCGGCCCCGGGGGACCGGAAGATCAGCCGCATGCCCACGAAGCGCAGCACCGTCGCCACCAGATTCGCGATCACCAGCACCGCGAGCTGCAGCTCCCGGGATGCTGCGGGCGCCGCCGTCGCCAGCAGTGCCAGACTTCCGGCGGTGAGTGCCCACGTGACGAGGAAGACCACCAGGCCCTGCGTGTGGTGCCGCATCGCGCCGCGCCGGCCTCGCACACCGAAGGTGAATGCGCGGTTCGCGGCGATGTTGCCCACGGCGGTGATGAGGAGCGCTGCGAAGTTCGCGGCCTGTGCGCCGATCGCCGAGTGCAGCGCCAGATACAGCACTGCGTAGGCCACCGTGCTCGCCAAACCGACGACCGCGAACCGGGCGAGCTGACCGATCATCCCGTGCGGCACGCCGGCGATCCGGGGTTCGTCGCGTCCGACCGCACGACGTACGTCGTCGAGTGGCAGCCGCCCGGCCGCCAGCGCCCGACCCACACGGGCCATGCCTCGCAGATCTTTGGCCACGGTATCGACGATGTCGACCCGGCTGTCCGGATCGTCGGTCCAATCGACCGGGACCTCGTGGATGCGCAGTCCGGCGCGCTCCGCCAGCACCAGTAGTTCGGTGTCGAAGAACCATTCACCGTCCTCCACCAGGGGTAGCAACTCCCGCGCGACGTCGGTGCGGATCGCCTTGAATCCGCACTGGGCGTCGGAGAAGCGCACGCGCAGCGCGGTGTGCAACAGCACGTTGTAGCCGCGGGAGATGAATTCCCGCTTGGGGCCCCGTCGCACTCGGGCACCACGGCCCAGCCGGGTGCCGATCGCGAGGTCGCTGTGTCCGGAGATGAGGGGAGCGACCAACGGGAGCAGGGCGTTGAGGTCAGTGGACAGGTCGACGTCCATGTACACGAGCACCTGCGCATCGGACTCCGACCACACTCGGCGCAGCGCCCGGCCACGGCCTTTCGCGTCCAGGTGCACCACGCGGACTCCGTCGATGGCGCTCGCCAGGGAGTGGGACACGCGCAGGGTTTCGTCGGTGCTCGCATTGTCGGCGATGGTGATGCGCGCAGGGACCCGCAGGGTGTCGGTGAGGTAGGCGTGCAAGGTCTCCACGCAGTGGGCGATGGTGTGCGCCTCGTTGTACACGGGGATCACGATGTCGAGGACGGGGGCGGCGGGCGATGCCGCATGTCGGGATTCGGCCGCGGCCAAGCGCGTACCGTCGGGTGCGGTCTCGGTTGTCATGCCGCTGAGCTTTCAGCGCCCCGCTGCCGTGACCCTGCGGGCACTCTGTGGGGTCGCTGGGAGACGCCCACCCGAGATCTGTCGGTGGCAGCGCCTAGCCTCGGAGACAACAGAGACGAGGGGACGCGATGTCGGAGCAGGACCATGCCGTGCTGAGCGGTGCGCGCGCCCAGCGGGCCCGCGCGGTGATCGAGGCGCTCGCCGGGCCCGGTGCCGCGCTCCGTGCCGACCAGGAGACCGCCGTCGCATCACTGCTCGAACCGGCTGCACGGGTGCTCGTGGTGCAGGCCACCGGATGGGGCAAGTCGGCGGTGTACTGGGTAGCCACCGCGCTGCGGCGCGCGGAAGGAGCCGGTCCCGCCCTGATCGTGTCACCACTGCTGTCCCTCATGCGCGATCAGGTCGCCGCTGCCGAGCGAGCCGGACTGCGTGCCGCCACGCTCAACTCGTCGAACTTCGAGGAGTGGGGCGCCATCGAAGCGCGGCTCGCGGCCGGCGAGATCGACGTACTCCTCGTTTCACCCGAGCGCCTGGCCAATCCGTCGTTCGGACGCCGCGTCCTGGCGGCGCTTGAGGGGAAGCTCGGGCTCCTCGTGATCGACGAGGCGCACGCCGTCTCCGACTGGGGCCACGACTTCCGCCCGGACTATCGGCGCGTGTCGGACGTGCTGACGCGGCTGCACCCGGCGACCCCGGTTCTCGCTACCACCGCGACCGCGAATGCCCGCGTCACCGCCGACGTCGCGGCGCAGTTGGGCGACGCCACACTGGTGTTGCGCGGCCCGCTCGCCCGGCGCTCCCTGCAACTGAACGTGCTCCCCACACTGGCCCCGATCACTCGCTACGCGTGGGTCGCCCGGCACCTGCCCGATCTCCCCGGATCGGGAATCGTGTACGCGCTCACCGTGTCCGACGCCGAACGCCTCGTCGACGGGATCCGGGCGGTGCACGGCGCCGACTACCCGGTGGCCGCCTACACCGGAAAGCTGGACCCGGACACCCGGGAGCGCCTCGAAGATGCGCTGCGCGCCAACGAGATCAAGGCGCTCATCGCGACATCGGCGCTCGGGATGGGCTTCGACAAGCCCGATCTCGGTTTCGTGGTGCACGTGGGCTCGCCGCCGTCGCCCGTGTCGTACTACCAGCAGGTCGGTCGTGCCGGGCGCGCCATCGACCACGCCGTCGTCGCGCTGCTCCCGTCCGAGTCGGATGCCGGCGTGTGGGACTACTTCGCGACCGCCACGATTCCAGATCCCGAGCAGATGGCGACGGTGCTCACCGCTCTCGGGGACGACGAGACGGGCGAGGGCCTCTCGGCCATCGCGCTCGAAGCGGGCACCGGACTGCGGCGTACCCGGATCGACCTCATGCTCAAGCAGCTCGCCGTCGACGGTGCCGTCGAGCGCGTCGAGGGGGGATACCGGCTGACCGGAGCGAACTGGCATTACGACGGCGCGCATTACGACGGCATCGTGGCCACCCGGCGCCGCGAGGCCGACATCATGCGCGCCTACACCCGTGGTGAACGCTGTCTCATGCAGTTGCTCACCGAGTCGCTCGACGACCCCGAAGCCGCGCCCTGCGGCCGCTGCTCCGTCTGCCTCGGCCACGTCCCCGACGGATTGGGGCAGGAGCCGCCACCCGAGACCGCCCGGCTGGTCGGCGGCGCCCTGCGTGCGCAGAGCCAGGTGCTCGATCCGCGAAAAATGTGGCCCGGCGGAGTATCGGGTCGCAAGGGACGCATCGCCCCCGATGTCGCCGCCGAACCCGGCCGGGTGATCGTGTTCGCCGACGCGCCCGAATGGACCGGCACGATTGCCGCAGCCCGGTCGGGCGATTCCCACGCCGTGTCCGACCTCGCGGACGCCGCCGTCGCCACCTTGTCCCGCTGGCGTCAGCAGTGGCGCGCCCGCCCCGACGTGGTGGTGTCGCTGCAGGTCACTGATCGGTCTCAGCCGGTGGAGCCGGTCGCCGACCGTATCGCCGAGATCGGCAGGCTGGATCGGATCACATTGCCCGTACCGCGCGGCCCGGCCCCCGGCCGTGATGCGTCCGGCGCCCAGGAGGCCGCGCACTGGCTCGACACGATCACGGTCGACGATGCCTCCGCCTCGGCGGTCCGTGCTCGCGCGGTGCTGCTCGTCGTGGACTCCACGTCCACCGGGTGGGCCGTCACGATCGCAGCGGCCCGGTTGCGCGAGGCCGGTGCCGCATGCGTGCTGCCGCTGGTCCTGCACCGTCCGGCCTGATCCGAACCACGCTCGGCCAGGGGGA includes:
- a CDS encoding glycosyltransferase — translated: MTTETAPDGTRLAAAESRHAASPAAPVLDIVIPVYNEAHTIAHCVETLHAYLTDTLRVPARITIADNASTDETLRVSHSLASAIDGVRVVHLDAKGRGRALRRVWSESDAQVLVYMDVDLSTDLNALLPLVAPLISGHSDLAIGTRLGRGARVRRGPKREFISRGYNVLLHTALRVRFSDAQCGFKAIRTDVARELLPLVEDGEWFFDTELLVLAERAGLRIHEVPVDWTDDPDSRVDIVDTVAKDLRGMARVGRALAAGRLPLDDVRRAVGRDEPRIAGVPHGMIGQLARFAVVGLASTVAYAVLYLALHSAIGAQAANFAALLITAVGNIAANRAFTFGVRGRRGAMRHHTQGLVVFLVTWALTAGSLALLATAAPAASRELQLAVLVIANLVATVLRFVGMRLIFRSPGAAP
- a CDS encoding RecQ family ATP-dependent DNA helicase → MSEQDHAVLSGARAQRARAVIEALAGPGAALRADQETAVASLLEPAARVLVVQATGWGKSAVYWVATALRRAEGAGPALIVSPLLSLMRDQVAAAERAGLRAATLNSSNFEEWGAIEARLAAGEIDVLLVSPERLANPSFGRRVLAALEGKLGLLVIDEAHAVSDWGHDFRPDYRRVSDVLTRLHPATPVLATTATANARVTADVAAQLGDATLVLRGPLARRSLQLNVLPTLAPITRYAWVARHLPDLPGSGIVYALTVSDAERLVDGIRAVHGADYPVAAYTGKLDPDTRERLEDALRANEIKALIATSALGMGFDKPDLGFVVHVGSPPSPVSYYQQVGRAGRAIDHAVVALLPSESDAGVWDYFATATIPDPEQMATVLTALGDDETGEGLSAIALEAGTGLRRTRIDLMLKQLAVDGAVERVEGGYRLTGANWHYDGAHYDGIVATRRREADIMRAYTRGERCLMQLLTESLDDPEAAPCGRCSVCLGHVPDGLGQEPPPETARLVGGALRAQSQVLDPRKMWPGGVSGRKGRIAPDVAAEPGRVIVFADAPEWTGTIAAARSGDSHAVSDLADAAVATLSRWRQQWRARPDVVVSLQVTDRSQPVEPVADRIAEIGRLDRITLPVPRGPAPGRDASGAQEAAHWLDTITVDDASASAVRARAVLLVVDSTSTGWAVTIAAARLREAGAACVLPLVLHRPA
- a CDS encoding glycosyltransferase family 39 protein, with product MTRLQERGAIAVLLAGTAIAYVWGLGRAGWANAFYSAAVQAGTVSWKALFFGSSDGANSITVDKPPASLWVMELSTRIFGVNSWAMLVPQALLGVAAVALLYATVRRRFGAVAGLLAGLILAVTPVAAMMFRFNNPDALLVLLMIAATWAMLRAVEDGRWRWLIVCGAFVGVGFLTKQLAVMLIVPGLALTYLVAGPPKIGVRIAQLFAAGTSMIVAAGWWLLTVELWPAASRPWIGGSQNNSILELTLGYNGLGRLNGDEKGSVGPGRSGMEVPAGFELPPGIEMPDRHGGGMFGDAGALRMFAPAQAGQIAWLLPAALIAFVLVLVLRRSAPRTDGDRAAVIAWGGWLLVTGVTFSFMAGIFHPYYTVALAPAIAALVAIGTTVAWRERDRTWVRVVGALAVAATGATGWYVLDQTPNWNPWLRWAIAAAALVSAVAILATAAPAIGRTRRLTATIAVTALFAALAGQVAFTAETIASPRQGAIVSAGPSSGHGFGPGRGRGRMDRSGGGTSFLQGSTAGPKVTALLLADADRYTWVAATVGANAAAGYQLATARPVMPVGGFNGTDPSPTLDRFQQYVRDGRIHYFLAESGSGFGGFGGSGTASQIRSWVETTFSSRTVDGVTVYDLTAPTR
- a CDS encoding SDR family oxidoreductase; this encodes MEQVRDRLRGRVAVVAGATRGAGRGIAAGLAEQGATVVCTGRSSRSGDSRIVSDYPRPETIEETAELVDALGGIGVAVQVDHLDPEQVSRLADRLRSDYGRIDLLVNDIWGGELLKGAPATWNTPLWRQDLDAGLRLLHLAVDTHLITAHFLSPLLIGHPGGLIVEITDGTAEFNAATYRISVFYDLAKASINRLAFSQGHELADHRAAAVAVTPGWLRSEMMLDAYGVTEDDWRAALTVRPGYPTAPPGFAYSESPRYVGRGIAALAADPERDRWNQRSLSSAALADAYGITDIDGTRPDSWAGRRD